In the Chroococcidiopsis sp. SAG 2025 genome, one interval contains:
- a CDS encoding carbohydrate ABC transporter permease, with amino-acid sequence MTMQKSVPINWTLIQQRLTPYLFLLPALLVLGLTVFYPALQAFYLSFTRYEYDITQAPEWIGFANFQRLWQDKVFWQTLGNTILYLAIAVPILVAIPLVLAILVNQKLRGMHWFRAAYYTPVIISMVVAGIAWRWLYAQNGLLNQLLKQTGILTSGIPWLTSPRFALFSVIAVTVWKGLGYYMVIYLAGLQSIPTELYEAAAIDGSDGVRKHWDVTVPLMRPYLMLVAVISAISATKVFEEIYIMTKGGPRNSSKTIVYYLYEQAFGSSLDISYACTIGLVMFLIILVLSILNLKLSPKS; translated from the coding sequence ATGACCATGCAGAAATCCGTTCCCATTAATTGGACGTTAATTCAACAGCGCCTCACTCCATATTTATTTTTACTACCAGCGCTGCTTGTTCTGGGGCTGACAGTCTTTTATCCTGCCCTGCAAGCATTTTACTTGAGTTTTACCCGTTACGAATACGACATAACTCAAGCACCGGAATGGATTGGTTTTGCTAACTTTCAACGTTTGTGGCAAGATAAAGTCTTTTGGCAAACTTTGGGAAATACAATATTGTATTTAGCGATCGCCGTGCCGATTTTGGTAGCAATTCCTTTGGTTTTGGCGATTTTAGTTAATCAGAAACTACGAGGAATGCACTGGTTTCGCGCTGCCTATTACACCCCAGTTATTATTTCTATGGTCGTAGCAGGGATTGCTTGGCGGTGGCTGTACGCCCAAAATGGCTTGCTGAATCAATTATTGAAACAAACTGGAATTTTAACTAGTGGTATACCCTGGCTGACTAGTCCCAGATTCGCCCTTTTTAGCGTCATCGCAGTGACAGTGTGGAAAGGACTAGGATACTACATGGTCATTTATTTAGCTGGGTTACAGTCGATTCCAACAGAATTATACGAAGCCGCTGCGATCGACGGCTCCGATGGTGTGCGCAAACACTGGGATGTTACAGTGCCATTAATGCGACCTTACTTAATGCTAGTAGCCGTCATTTCTGCCATTTCCGCCACCAAGGTTTTTGAAGAAATCTACATCATGACCAAAGGTGGACCCCGCAACAGTTCTAAAACTATTGTTTATTACCTTTACGAGCAAGCTTTTGGTAGTAGTTTAGACATTAGCTATGCCTGCACGATCGGTTTGGTAATGTTTTTAATTATCTTGGTCTTATCAATTTTGAATCTGAAGCTGTCGCCGAAAAGTTAG